In Candidatus Polarisedimenticolia bacterium, the DNA window TTGCGCGGGCGGGTCACACGGTCCGCAGCCTGGCGCCGATCACTCCCGAGGCGGACCGAGCGGGCGATAGCTTTGTCGTCCGCTATCGCGAGCTCGGGGTAACGCGGTTCCGGGTGCCGTATTTCGAAACGTCCCCTCACACGCCGGCGGCGGAGGAGTACCGACGGCTGGAGCAGGAGCAGATCGAGGAAAAGCTTTCGCTGCTCATCGAACGCGAACAACCGGACATCCTTCTGATGGGCCGCGAGACGTTTGCCTGGCGCGTTCCGGATCTCGCCAAGCGGTGCGCCCTTCCATGCATCCTGCGCATCGCCGGCGGATTCCTCACCGGTATCGTCGACGGAAACTATCCGGCGCCCCTGGTGTCTCAGTGGCTCGAAGCGGTTCACAAGATCGACCTCATCGTCGCCCAGACGGCGTCCGTCACCGCGAGCCTGGCGGCATTGGGGCTCAACCGGACGCGGATCATTCCGAACGGAGTGGATCTTCGTCTGTTCGCTCCGCAGCCACAGGACGAGGCGCTGCGACGCGAACTCGGCATCGACGGCGATAGAATCGTCGTCATGCACCTGTCCAACCTCAAACCGCTGAAGCGGGCGCTGGACATCGTCGCCTCGGCCGCGCGGGCGCTCAAATTCAACCGCAGGCTCGTGTACGTGATCGTCGGCGACGGCTTCCTGCGGCAGGCCATGGAAGAGGCCTGCCGGAGCAACGCCATCGCGGAACACTTCCGGTTCGTCGGCTGGGTCGAGTACAGCCGCGTCCCCGCCTACCTCAACCTGGCCGATCTGGTGGTGATGCCTTCGGACGCTGAAGCGCAGGCGCGTGTGTACCTGGAAACCCAGGCCTGCGCCCGAACGCTTTTGGCCAGCGACATTCCCGGCGCCCGCCACGTCATCGAGGATGGCGAGACCGGCCTTCTCTTCCGCAAGGGCGACGTCGAGGACCTGACCGCCAAGACGCTGCAGGCGGCCGCGGATGCCCCCCTCCGCTCTCGAATCGGCTCAGAGGCCCGCCGGCGCGTCATGGCCCACTCGCTCGATGACGTCGTGGCCGCCTACGCAGCGGCCATCGAACACGTCCTCGAGAACTATCGCAGCCGGCATGATGATGGGGATTGGAGGTCAATCCGGACGATCACCTCGTCCTAGTGCCGTTCCAACTATTCGCGCCTAGGAAGGCACCGTGTACGTCGTTCGTGGACAGATTTAGTATCAACAAGTTGGAACGGCACTAGGTGACTGCGATCTAGTGACGCTGACGGCGACCTGCAGAACCCCGCTGCCGTGACGCCTCGAACACCTTTGAGTCCTTCGGCGCGCCGATCGCACTTAGGCAGCAAGTGATGGGAAAAGCAAGCGGGAACCATCACCGAGGTGGGCAGAGCTGAGTCGGCTCGACGCCAACGACCTACCTTGCACGGGGCAGTCTGTCTGCCGAGTAGACCCGCCCCTCAATCGCCGCGGCGTCATAGCGGAAGTGGCGCCACCCATAGTGGCGAGAGAAATCCGAAGGGGCTTTTTAAGCGATGAACAACGACCCCGGAGTGATCCTCAGGCGTCTCCGTGATTTCCCCTCGTGCCA includes these proteins:
- a CDS encoding glycosyltransferase family 4 protein, giving the protein MRTLTDRGARASTRRRLIYVGTLPPYPGGSAISGFQLLVGLARAGHTVRSLAPITPEADRAGDSFVVRYRELGVTRFRVPYFETSPHTPAAEEYRRLEQEQIEEKLSLLIEREQPDILLMGRETFAWRVPDLAKRCALPCILRIAGGFLTGIVDGNYPAPLVSQWLEAVHKIDLIVAQTASVTASLAALGLNRTRIIPNGVDLRLFAPQPQDEALRRELGIDGDRIVVMHLSNLKPLKRALDIVASAARALKFNRRLVYVIVGDGFLRQAMEEACRSNAIAEHFRFVGWVEYSRVPAYLNLADLVVMPSDAEAQARVYLETQACARTLLASDIPGARHVIEDGETGLLFRKGDVEDLTAKTLQAAADAPLRSRIGSEARRRVMAHSLDDVVAAYAAAIEHVLENYRSRHDDGDWRSIRTITSS